In Sulfurisphaera javensis, a single genomic region encodes these proteins:
- a CDS encoding glutamyl-tRNA reductase, with the protein MSDRESININNYAAIVYTYKTVGLSKLYEHYVKDQDLLTLKNIIDGEISVVQTCNRAETYLYFYEDNGVDKFLKKIDEIHGKPISKEAIVLKGEEAVKHLFEVAAGLDSLAIGEYEILRQLRESIDKSKKMGLSDEKLSFLFENAIKVGRRIRQSTEISKGKTGVYALAIDYAKHMANFSDSRIAIVGAGEIGDKLALMLKNEGAKDVVIFNRTYEKALEVAKKYGFVAESLDFNKVNNFDIVFVAIYYDKKINLPGPKLVVDLSIPTVVEGNNVITLENLKTMSEKILELKKISLQKAEQLIQIEIENFKNEIIKYNQNRLISKFMKRIEDIRESEAERAYLEILKHIDNKEEIKNIIDRMTNSMLKKIFSPLFENIRKNEDMANYISNIFEILSNGNISDPKTEKTEKK; encoded by the coding sequence ATGAGTGATAGAGAATCTATTAATATTAACAATTATGCTGCAATAGTATATACATATAAAACGGTAGGATTGAGTAAACTTTATGAGCATTATGTAAAGGATCAAGATTTGTTAACATTGAAGAATATTATAGATGGAGAGATAAGTGTTGTTCAGACATGTAATAGAGCTGAAACATATCTTTACTTTTATGAGGATAATGGAGTCGATAAATTCCTCAAAAAAATTGACGAGATTCATGGAAAGCCAATAAGTAAAGAGGCAATAGTACTAAAAGGAGAGGAAGCAGTAAAACATTTATTTGAGGTAGCCGCTGGTTTAGATTCTTTAGCAATAGGAGAATACGAAATTTTAAGACAACTTAGAGAAAGCATAGACAAAAGTAAGAAGATGGGGTTAAGTGATGAAAAATTAAGTTTCCTTTTTGAAAATGCCATAAAAGTTGGTAGAAGAATAAGGCAAAGCACTGAAATTTCAAAAGGCAAAACCGGAGTTTATGCTTTAGCGATAGATTACGCAAAGCATATGGCTAACTTTTCAGATTCAAGAATTGCAATTGTAGGTGCAGGAGAAATTGGAGATAAATTAGCTTTAATGTTAAAAAATGAAGGAGCTAAAGATGTTGTAATATTTAATAGAACATATGAAAAAGCATTAGAAGTAGCTAAAAAATATGGTTTTGTGGCAGAATCATTAGATTTTAATAAAGTAAACAACTTCGATATAGTATTTGTAGCAATCTACTATGATAAGAAAATTAATTTGCCCGGACCTAAGTTAGTGGTTGATTTATCCATCCCTACAGTTGTTGAAGGAAATAATGTAATTACTCTTGAGAATTTGAAAACAATGTCAGAAAAGATATTAGAACTTAAGAAAATAAGTCTCCAAAAGGCAGAGCAGTTAATTCAAATAGAGATAGAGAATTTTAAGAATGAAATCATAAAATATAATCAAAATAGATTAATATCAAAATTCATGAAAAGAATAGAAGATATTAGAGAAAGTGAAGCAGAAAGAGCCTATTTAGAGATTTTAAAACATATTGACAACAAAGAAGAAATAAAGAATATAATTGATAGGATGACTAACTCTATGCTCAAAAAAATCTTTTCACCACTTTTTGAAAACATTAGAAAAAATGAAGATATGGCAAACTACATTAGTAACATTTTCGAAATATTAAGCAATGGTAACATTTCCGACCCTAAGACCGAGAAGACTGAGAAAAAGTAA
- the hemC gene encoding hydroxymethylbilane synthase — protein MKVRIAARGSKLSRIQVRKVEEALNKLGIETEFIEVKTKADLFQNEPLLKLGKGVFEKEVNQAVLEEKADVAVHSMKDILSEISPDLEIYAVLPRDPPYDVLVSKKNIFDLEPQSVIGTSSIRRKNFLNFYRKDITVKDLRGNIDTRLKKYFSGEYDGIIIAEASLIRLEEKINYYRLDPRLFTPEANQGIIVVIGKKNNDKLRKIFSEINDYNTLEVALAERKALSIVGGGCHSPIGVYFEKQDEVMHGIISTSIGKKKITVEEYFNSSSPNVGELLGRKFLEEIKNEGLIP, from the coding sequence TTGAAAGTTAGAATAGCAGCAAGAGGTAGTAAGTTAAGCAGAATTCAGGTTAGAAAAGTAGAAGAGGCATTAAATAAACTAGGCATTGAAACAGAATTTATTGAGGTTAAAACTAAGGCTGATCTTTTTCAAAACGAGCCTTTATTAAAATTAGGTAAAGGAGTTTTTGAAAAGGAAGTTAATCAAGCAGTTTTGGAAGAGAAAGCTGATGTTGCTGTTCATAGCATGAAGGATATACTTTCGGAAATTTCTCCCGATCTTGAGATATATGCTGTATTACCAAGAGACCCTCCATATGATGTTCTTGTGTCTAAGAAAAATATTTTCGATCTCGAACCTCAAAGCGTTATAGGAACAAGTAGCATTAGAAGGAAGAATTTTTTAAATTTTTATAGAAAAGATATTACAGTTAAGGATCTAAGAGGAAATATAGATACTAGGCTGAAAAAGTACTTTTCCGGAGAATATGATGGAATAATAATTGCAGAAGCTTCATTAATTAGGTTAGAGGAAAAGATAAACTACTATAGGTTAGACCCAAGATTATTTACACCTGAAGCTAATCAAGGAATAATAGTAGTCATAGGGAAAAAGAACAATGATAAATTAAGGAAAATATTCAGTGAGATTAATGATTATAATACTTTAGAAGTAGCATTAGCTGAAAGAAAAGCCTTAAGTATAGTTGGTGGGGGATGTCATTCTCCCATTGGAGTTTATTTTGAAAAACAAGATGAAGTAATGCATGGTATTATAAGTACTTCGATTGGCAAAAAAAAGATTACAGTTGAAGAATATTTTAATAGTTCCTCTCCTAATGTAGGAGAATTATTAGGAAGAAAATTCTTAGAGGAAATTAAAAATGAAGGTCTTATTCCTTAG
- the hemL gene encoding glutamate-1-semialdehyde 2,1-aminomutase has protein sequence MDKRRCTVLSEILWRRALELFAGGVNSPVRAAVKPYPFYVEKGEGAFLYTVDGQRLVDYVLGYGPLILGHANPYVKEKIKEQIDKGWLYGTPSKKEIELAEKIRSHIPSAEKVRFVNSGTEATMLAIRLARGYTKREKILKFDGNYHGAHDYALVSAGSAASEYNVLISGGIPTSILNTVVLCKYNDLECVEKTLKTEQIAGVIVEPVMGNMGVILPDKDFLNGLRELTKAYNSLLIFDEVITGFRLGLSGAQGYFNVIPDLTTLGKIIGGGLPIGAVAGKKEIIDNLTPSGKVFNAGTFNANPLSMTAGVATIEVLETTNAYDIANKAAKEISDELNALFSRKNLEFTINRIQSMFQFFIGVKKVTNADDARLANRELYIKIHEKLLKLGVFIPPSQFETIFTSSAHTDEVINITIEAFRKVVNEI, from the coding sequence TTGGATAAAAGAAGGTGTACCGTTTTGAGTGAGATTCTTTGGAGAAGAGCTTTAGAGTTATTTGCTGGAGGGGTAAATAGTCCAGTAAGAGCTGCAGTAAAGCCCTATCCCTTTTATGTTGAAAAAGGAGAGGGCGCATTTCTTTATACTGTAGATGGTCAAAGGCTAGTCGATTATGTATTAGGTTATGGACCCCTAATATTAGGTCATGCAAATCCATATGTAAAAGAAAAGATAAAAGAACAGATAGATAAAGGTTGGCTTTATGGTACTCCTAGCAAAAAAGAAATAGAACTAGCAGAAAAAATTAGATCTCATATTCCCTCAGCAGAAAAAGTTAGATTTGTTAATAGTGGTACTGAAGCAACAATGTTAGCAATTCGTTTAGCTAGGGGATATACGAAAAGAGAAAAGATCTTAAAATTTGATGGAAATTATCACGGTGCACATGATTATGCATTAGTTAGTGCTGGTAGTGCCGCATCTGAATATAATGTTTTAATATCTGGGGGAATACCCACTTCAATACTGAATACAGTTGTTCTCTGTAAATATAATGACTTAGAATGCGTGGAAAAAACTCTGAAAACCGAACAAATAGCTGGTGTTATAGTAGAACCAGTCATGGGAAATATGGGAGTGATCTTACCAGACAAAGATTTTCTAAACGGATTGAGAGAACTCACTAAGGCATATAATTCGCTTCTTATATTTGACGAAGTAATTACGGGTTTTAGATTGGGATTAAGCGGTGCTCAAGGTTATTTCAACGTAATACCAGACTTAACAACTCTAGGAAAAATAATTGGTGGAGGTTTACCAATTGGAGCAGTGGCTGGTAAGAAGGAAATTATAGATAATCTAACACCAAGTGGCAAAGTATTTAATGCTGGTACGTTTAATGCTAATCCTTTAAGCATGACTGCAGGTGTCGCAACGATTGAAGTCTTAGAAACTACAAACGCTTATGATATAGCAAACAAAGCTGCTAAAGAAATATCTGATGAACTTAATGCTTTATTTTCAAGAAAAAATCTCGAGTTTACTATAAATAGAATACAAAGTATGTTCCAATTCTTTATTGGGGTAAAGAAAGTTACTAATGCTGATGACGCTAGATTAGCTAATAGAGAGCTTTATATAAAGATACATGAAAAATTGTTGAAACTTGGAGTCTTTATTCCACCAAGTCAGTTTGAAACAATATTTACTTCATCTGCACATACTGATGAAGTAATTAACATAACAATCGAAGCCTTTAGAAAAGTGGTGAACGAAATTTGA
- a CDS encoding (2Fe-2S)-binding protein yields MDISTIVSKRKRRVIGISYIEPGLPHVEIMLNGKKINIVDTSHIENSYIRLPFNVKLFHKNFIVRKLSITLSKFQKLPDRYIENKKKEIKRIEVERLIIGGGTSGLSALDKNSLLITREILGDIEFDESLIPEIEREELLSKMKEKVKEYESRIINGNFIGKFDEGLLFETDYNYLLVNPKEIIIGVGGRTLRPIFKKNFIQGIVSRELYLKRLKDKYNNIIVLGFTNITARTALNAKKATIIYPKGIKLIMSNFYKKLIEEEGIEIVNDDIIDIKRNKDGIKVITKDGRTIQGQLVVFSVTKQPRIEVTYNIGLNYKFNRSLHIYQPESNEAIKAIGGTLGIMDEYVSYLSGINSLDQRVIKEYEPGLIDSLTQEKSPYLFGDSGMVCECEDLDLEDVSFAIQLGFNNVEGIKRITGLGTGVCQGKVCSYLAGSLTESNTLISFRSPLYPVSL; encoded by the coding sequence ATGGACATCTCAACAATAGTTAGCAAAAGAAAAAGAAGAGTTATAGGTATCAGTTACATTGAACCTGGTTTACCTCATGTTGAAATTATGTTAAATGGAAAAAAGATAAATATAGTAGATACATCACACATTGAAAATTCATACATAAGATTACCATTTAACGTAAAGTTATTTCACAAAAACTTCATTGTCAGAAAACTTTCTATCACACTATCAAAATTTCAAAAATTACCAGATAGATATATTGAAAATAAGAAGAAGGAGATTAAAAGGATAGAAGTAGAAAGATTAATTATAGGTGGAGGAACTTCTGGCTTATCTGCTTTAGATAAGAATTCTTTATTAATAACTCGTGAAATCCTAGGAGATATTGAATTTGATGAGAGCTTAATACCAGAAATTGAGAGAGAAGAATTACTCTCCAAAATGAAGGAAAAAGTAAAAGAATACGAGAGCAGAATAATTAATGGAAATTTTATAGGTAAATTTGATGAAGGATTACTCTTTGAAACTGACTATAATTACTTATTAGTAAATCCTAAAGAGATCATAATTGGCGTAGGTGGAAGAACATTAAGACCCATTTTTAAGAAAAACTTTATTCAAGGCATAGTTTCTAGGGAGTTGTATTTAAAAAGACTAAAAGATAAGTATAATAATATTATAGTTTTAGGATTCACCAATATAACTGCTAGGACTGCATTAAATGCAAAAAAAGCTACGATAATTTATCCTAAAGGAATTAAATTAATTATGTCTAATTTCTATAAAAAGTTAATAGAAGAAGAAGGGATAGAGATAGTAAATGATGATATTATAGATATAAAGAGAAACAAAGATGGGATAAAAGTAATAACAAAAGATGGTAGAACTATTCAAGGACAATTAGTAGTCTTTTCTGTTACTAAACAACCTAGAATTGAAGTTACATACAATATTGGATTAAACTATAAGTTTAATAGATCTTTACACATTTACCAACCAGAGAGTAACGAAGCTATAAAGGCAATAGGTGGGACTTTAGGAATTATGGATGAGTATGTGAGTTATCTTAGTGGAATTAACTCTCTAGATCAAAGAGTGATAAAGGAATATGAACCAGGATTAATAGACAGTCTTACACAAGAAAAATCTCCATATTTATTTGGAGATTCCGGAATGGTATGTGAGTGTGAAGATCTTGATCTAGAAGACGTGTCTTTTGCAATACAATTGGGATTCAATAACGTAGAAGGAATAAAAAGAATAACTGGTTTAGGTACGGGAGTATGCCAAGGTAAGGTATGCAGTTATTTAGCAGGAAGTCTAACGGAAAGTAATACATTGATTTCATTTAGATCACCTTTGTATCCGGTGAGTTTATGA
- a CDS encoding uroporphyrinogen-III synthase, with protein sequence MKVLFLRPEGSFIPPNKNFIHISLLKPKCLPYQVNLDNIDGIGFTSINAVNCFKDFDKLYDKILFAVGPTTAEAIKNKGLENVIIPSDFTVENLINLMKTKVKQPLLVRSLIAIDKSLGIEQIADYTLEINEEKLKEAKELIENCKVNVIVLTSSYIASLVKDFIRDCQIIISIGPSTSKVLVNKKNIYEAKEHDMKGILKLLKELGVSDE encoded by the coding sequence ATGAAGGTCTTATTCCTTAGACCAGAAGGTTCTTTTATACCCCCAAACAAAAATTTTATACACATAAGTTTGCTTAAACCTAAATGCTTACCATATCAAGTCAATTTAGACAATATAGATGGAATAGGTTTTACCAGTATAAATGCAGTTAACTGTTTTAAAGATTTTGATAAACTATATGATAAAATCTTATTTGCTGTAGGTCCTACAACAGCAGAGGCTATAAAAAATAAGGGATTAGAAAATGTTATAATACCTTCGGATTTTACTGTTGAAAATCTTATTAACTTGATGAAAACTAAGGTTAAACAACCATTATTAGTAAGAAGCTTAATTGCAATAGATAAGAGCCTAGGCATAGAACAAATAGCGGATTATACACTAGAAATTAATGAGGAAAAACTTAAGGAAGCAAAAGAACTGATAGAAAATTGTAAGGTTAATGTTATTGTATTAACAAGTTCTTATATTGCTAGCTTGGTAAAAGACTTTATAAGAGATTGTCAAATTATTATAAGTATAGGACCCTCTACATCTAAAGTGCTTGTAAATAAGAAAAATATATATGAAGCAAAAGAGCATGATATGAAAGGCATCTTAAAATTATTGAAAGAATTGGGTGTAAGTGATGAGTGA
- the hemB gene encoding porphobilinogen synthase, whose amino-acid sequence MVTFPTLRPRRLRKSKLIRDLVAETSLSISGLIQPIFIKETINEPEKIDSMPGVYRYPVNEHLIKYVEDVYSTGVRNFILFGIPSYKDDFASSAYAKNGVIQRSLRLLRETFGDKILLITDECTDEYTSHGHCGIITQKDGKLCIDNDESLKVHAMIAVSQAEAGADIIAPSSMMDGVVGAIRKALDESGFNDVAIMSYSVKYASTFYSPFRDAAYSKPAFGDRRGYQMDPRNAYEALKEASLDIEEGADILMVKPAHTYLDVIRLVKTTFPQYPLAAYHVSGEYSMIKAAALNGWIDEKVAVLEITTAIKRAGADLVITYYAKDIANWIKEGVPF is encoded by the coding sequence ATGGTAACATTTCCGACCCTAAGACCGAGAAGACTGAGAAAAAGTAAACTAATAAGAGATCTTGTTGCCGAAACCTCACTATCTATCTCCGGATTAATACAGCCTATATTTATAAAAGAGACTATCAATGAGCCAGAAAAGATAGATAGCATGCCAGGAGTTTATAGATATCCAGTAAATGAACACCTAATAAAGTATGTGGAAGATGTTTATTCCACTGGTGTACGCAATTTTATTCTATTCGGAATCCCTTCATATAAAGATGACTTTGCCTCTTCAGCATATGCAAAAAATGGTGTAATACAGCGTTCATTAAGGTTATTAAGAGAAACTTTTGGTGATAAGATACTTTTAATTACTGACGAATGCACGGATGAATATACTTCTCACGGTCATTGTGGTATTATAACTCAAAAAGATGGTAAACTTTGTATTGATAATGATGAAAGCCTAAAAGTACATGCAATGATTGCTGTAAGTCAAGCAGAGGCTGGAGCTGATATTATTGCACCTTCATCAATGATGGATGGAGTAGTGGGAGCTATAAGAAAAGCGCTTGATGAATCTGGATTCAATGATGTTGCTATAATGTCGTATAGCGTTAAATATGCGTCGACTTTCTATTCACCATTTAGAGATGCTGCTTATTCTAAACCTGCTTTTGGGGATAGAAGAGGATATCAAATGGATCCCAGAAATGCATATGAGGCATTAAAAGAAGCAAGTTTAGATATAGAAGAAGGAGCAGATATACTCATGGTGAAGCCAGCTCATACATATCTTGATGTCATAAGGTTAGTTAAGACAACTTTTCCTCAATATCCATTAGCTGCTTACCACGTTAGTGGAGAATATAGTATGATAAAAGCAGCAGCCTTAAACGGTTGGATAGATGAAAAAGTTGCTGTATTAGAAATAACTACAGCAATAAAAAGAGCTGGAGCTGATTTGGTTATTACGTATTATGCAAAAGATATAGCTAATTGGATAAAAGAAGGTGTACCGTTTTGA
- a CDS encoding NAD(P)/FAD-dependent oxidoreductase translates to MIVIIGAGAHGLSLAYHLKKKGLKDVTIIEMKRIGYGSSSRNAARFRYHFYSEENVNYALKAIPYLISQSKVLFLNSIIYRTGYLWILRNEKQISAFKKLDSFWKSKGVGGRFLDCKEFHYLNVDTLCYYAPQDGAFHHDYILYSYFIEIKDVYKVIYDKVTEILTRNGKVKGVKTESGKTIEADMVVITAGAWSGEILQKLNYPSYIEPEKKEIFITEPLKYFIKPLIIDNEIYFSQTLKGEIIGGNESKTQRGFLPFTNSISEMSKFITSLKELVKDIQGIGILRGWSGYYEMTPDHSHIMGFSESWPEGLYIDAGYSGHGMMFAPYSGKIMADLIADNKKDPMLSIFSPDRFTKNKLLSENLVI, encoded by the coding sequence ATGATAGTGATTATAGGAGCCGGTGCTCATGGACTTAGTCTAGCTTACCATTTAAAGAAGAAAGGACTTAAAGACGTAACAATAATTGAAATGAAAAGAATAGGATATGGGTCAAGTAGTCGTAATGCAGCTAGATTTAGATATCATTTTTACAGTGAAGAAAATGTAAATTATGCACTAAAAGCTATCCCATATCTTATATCACAAAGTAAGGTATTATTCTTAAATTCTATTATATACAGAACAGGTTACCTTTGGATATTACGGAATGAGAAGCAAATTTCAGCTTTCAAAAAATTAGATTCTTTTTGGAAAAGCAAAGGAGTTGGTGGAAGATTCTTAGACTGTAAAGAATTCCATTACTTGAACGTTGATACTTTATGTTATTATGCTCCACAAGACGGTGCTTTTCATCATGACTACATTTTATACAGTTATTTTATAGAAATAAAAGACGTATATAAGGTTATTTATGACAAGGTGACAGAGATTTTAACACGTAATGGAAAAGTAAAAGGTGTAAAAACAGAATCCGGGAAAACAATTGAAGCAGATATGGTAGTTATTACTGCAGGAGCATGGAGTGGAGAAATCTTACAAAAGTTAAATTATCCATCATATATTGAACCAGAAAAGAAAGAAATATTCATTACTGAACCTCTTAAATATTTCATAAAACCCCTCATTATAGATAATGAAATTTATTTCTCACAAACCCTAAAGGGAGAAATTATTGGTGGAAACGAAAGTAAGACTCAAAGAGGATTCCTACCCTTTACGAATTCTATTTCTGAAATGAGCAAATTCATCACTAGTCTTAAAGAACTAGTTAAAGACATTCAAGGGATCGGAATATTAAGAGGATGGAGTGGTTATTATGAAATGACACCAGATCATTCTCATATTATGGGGTTTAGCGAATCATGGCCAGAAGGTTTGTATATCGATGCTGGATACAGTGGACATGGAATGATGTTTGCCCCCTACTCTGGTAAAATAATGGCTGACCTTATAGCTGATAATAAAAAAGATCCTATGCTTAGTATATTCTCACCAGATAGATTTACCAAGAATAAACTATTAA
- a CDS encoding alkaline phosphatase family protein: MKVLLIVIDGASYKVVEKIKDRLPTINKLIESGFYGKLESVFPSLTPIAIASLITGNLPEHNGITAPKIFIKGRSLSAPLSAFSSEGLKSDPIWVYLGKHGYKVTVTSNPQALPDKWKINDVTLFDPYKSKMKKCSDAKIITEGENKILGFVWLSEKRNSKYLIVYPSPSGEKEIELEEGEWSEPIQIIGKCGKEELKGAVFLHARKDNVYVTPISFFNYKWGNNIELQDKVWNNIVTKHGMILDGDYHSLYKGMITFDEYIKTIELTYSFFLNYTIFLLENTNWDFAITYLPIVDNLQHLLYGVNDDKAFEYIVKGYQMADEFIKNQLDYADIVFVCSDHGIAQIEKRIFINKFLEKINVLKINENEEIDWSKTKAYYGGGGQIRINLKNREKKGIVSSREFPKLVRYIVRNLENLSDEDTNERVFTSIVAKETPANDREGDIYITGIKEKYGISSLVKKDMNVIEKVQYYKMTSGEHGYFRKDDLYGIIIVHDKKMKIRKTILNAKIIDIAPTILKLFNIINVKMDGKPIITLVEKYGHLNNS, encoded by the coding sequence TTGAAAGTACTATTGATAGTTATTGACGGGGCATCCTATAAAGTAGTAGAGAAAATAAAAGATAGATTACCTACTATTAATAAGTTAATAGAGTCAGGTTTTTATGGAAAACTTGAGTCTGTTTTTCCTTCTCTTACACCTATTGCAATAGCTTCTTTAATTACTGGGAACTTACCAGAACATAATGGAATTACAGCACCTAAAATATTTATAAAAGGACGTTCTTTATCAGCTCCACTTTCAGCATTTAGTAGTGAGGGTTTAAAATCAGATCCTATTTGGGTATATTTAGGAAAGCATGGATACAAAGTGACAGTAACTTCTAATCCTCAAGCATTGCCAGATAAATGGAAAATAAATGATGTTACTTTGTTTGATCCATATAAAAGTAAGATGAAGAAGTGTAGTGATGCAAAAATAATTACTGAAGGGGAAAATAAAATACTAGGTTTCGTCTGGCTGTCGGAAAAAAGAAATTCAAAATACTTAATTGTTTATCCTAGCCCTAGTGGAGAAAAAGAAATAGAATTAGAGGAAGGAGAATGGAGTGAACCAATTCAAATAATTGGTAAATGTGGTAAAGAGGAGTTAAAAGGAGCAGTATTTCTTCACGCTAGAAAAGATAACGTCTATGTTACTCCAATAAGTTTCTTTAATTATAAATGGGGAAATAATATTGAATTACAGGATAAGGTTTGGAACAATATTGTAACTAAGCATGGTATGATACTTGATGGAGATTATCATTCATTATACAAGGGAATGATTACCTTTGATGAATATATTAAAACTATTGAACTTACATACTCATTCTTTCTTAATTATACAATTTTTTTACTTGAGAATACGAACTGGGATTTCGCTATTACATATTTACCCATAGTAGATAATTTACAACACTTACTATATGGTGTTAATGACGACAAAGCCTTTGAGTATATAGTTAAAGGCTATCAAATGGCTGATGAGTTTATTAAAAATCAATTAGACTATGCAGATATAGTATTTGTTTGTTCTGATCATGGTATAGCACAGATAGAAAAAAGAATTTTTATAAATAAATTCCTAGAAAAAATTAATGTATTAAAAATAAACGAAAACGAAGAAATTGACTGGAGTAAAACCAAAGCCTATTATGGTGGAGGTGGACAAATTAGAATAAACTTAAAAAACAGAGAGAAAAAAGGAATTGTCTCATCAAGAGAATTTCCAAAACTAGTAAGATATATTGTAAGAAATCTCGAGAATCTATCAGATGAGGATACTAATGAAAGAGTTTTTACATCAATAGTAGCAAAAGAGACACCAGCTAATGATAGAGAGGGTGATATTTATATTACTGGAATAAAGGAAAAATATGGTATAAGTAGCCTTGTTAAAAAAGACATGAATGTGATCGAGAAAGTTCAATACTATAAAATGACTTCTGGAGAGCACGGTTATTTTAGAAAAGATGATCTTTACGGCATTATTATAGTTCATGATAAAAAAATGAAAATAAGAAAAACAATACTAAATGCTAAAATAATAGATATAGCACCAACAATTCTTAAACTCTTTAATATAATAAATGTTAAAATGGATGGAAAGCCAATTATTACATTAGTAGAAAAGTATGGACATCTCAACAATAGTTAG